One Prodigiosinella aquatilis DNA window includes the following coding sequences:
- a CDS encoding RNA polymerase factor sigma-70: MTDVPANPQRGSNDDAASHFMDREFLENLRLQMLRFATLQLSEHHQAEDAVQEALVGALKNAASFGGRAALKTWVFAILKNKIADILRQKQRTTEASSLLHEEDESQDFAALFDEREHWPADERPGKWETPEESVREAAFWRVFEACLENLPGKQARVFMMREFIELDSHEICTAVNISVSNLNIMLYRARMRLRLCLDANWFMEKSSC; this comes from the coding sequence ATGACAGACGTTCCGGCGAATCCGCAACGTGGCTCAAATGATGATGCCGCGTCACACTTTATGGATCGCGAATTTTTAGAAAACCTGCGGCTTCAAATGCTGAGATTTGCCACATTACAGCTTTCTGAACACCATCAGGCTGAGGATGCCGTGCAGGAAGCGCTGGTTGGCGCATTAAAGAACGCCGCTTCTTTTGGTGGCCGTGCCGCGTTGAAAACCTGGGTGTTTGCCATTTTGAAAAACAAGATTGCAGATATTTTGCGGCAGAAGCAGCGCACGACGGAAGCCAGTAGTTTGTTACATGAAGAGGATGAAAGTCAGGATTTCGCCGCGCTCTTTGACGAGCGAGAACATTGGCCCGCCGATGAACGCCCCGGAAAATGGGAAACCCCGGAAGAGTCAGTGCGGGAAGCCGCATTCTGGCGCGTTTTCGAAGCCTGTCTGGAGAATTTACCTGGTAAACAGGCGCGGGTGTTTATGATGCGTGAATTTATTGAACTGGATAGCCATGAAATTTGTACGGCGGTCAACATCTCCGTCAGCAATTTAAATATTATGCTATACCGCGCTCGCATGCGTTTACGTCTGTGTCTGGATGCAAACTGGTTCATGGAGAAATCGTCATGTTGA
- a CDS encoding zf-HC2 domain-containing protein, whose amino-acid sequence MLTCRQATRLLSEAQDRPLALKEKAALRLHLMLCTGCRNFNRQIFTIRQISQAYAKRKGDDSDDNGQ is encoded by the coding sequence ATGTTGACTTGTCGCCAGGCTACTCGCCTGTTATCCGAGGCGCAGGATCGTCCGCTGGCTTTAAAAGAGAAAGCAGCGCTCAGATTACACTTGATGCTCTGTACCGGCTGCCGTAACTTTAATCGGCAAATCTTCACTATCCGGCAGATATCGCAGGCTTATGCCAAAAGGAAAGGGGACGATTCCGACGATAACGGGCAATGA
- a CDS encoding DoxX family protein produces the protein MAITALRSKPANVSRFGLCSRVIAGFSLIPDSLITLLARFSIAAIFWRSGQTKISGLAIDLVAGNIHIGWPHLNDAALYLFKEEYRLPLIPPELAALIAASAEHVLSVLLLIGLATRFSAFGLLIMTLTIEIFVYPDAYPTHGVWAVALLFLMAKGPGRLSIDHWLIRRYG, from the coding sequence ATGGCCATCACCGCTCTGCGTTCCAAACCCGCCAACGTTTCACGGTTCGGGTTATGTTCACGGGTTATCGCCGGTTTTAGTCTGATTCCGGATAGCCTGATTACCTTACTGGCCCGGTTTTCCATTGCCGCCATTTTTTGGCGCTCGGGACAGACCAAGATTTCCGGTCTGGCAATTGATCTTGTTGCGGGGAATATTCACATCGGCTGGCCTCATCTGAATGACGCCGCCTTGTATCTATTTAAAGAAGAGTATCGTCTGCCGTTGATTCCCCCGGAGTTAGCCGCCCTGATTGCGGCCAGTGCCGAGCATGTGCTGTCGGTATTGTTGTTAATCGGTCTTGCCACTCGGTTTTCAGCATTCGGGTTATTGATTATGACCCTGACAATAGAAATCTTTGTCTATCCTGACGCCTATCCAACCCACGGCGTCTGGGCCGTGGCATTACTGTTTTTGATGGCTAAAGGCCCGGGACGGCTCTCCATCGACCACTGGCTTATTCGACGCTATGGCTGA
- a CDS encoding DNA-binding domain-containing protein, with the protein MSGQHTFYDALRDPDAPMPPDLFTWNGSSPRARFDVYRNNVMVSLIDALADTFPVTQQLVGEPFFRAMSTLYVTHHPPRSPILVEYGDTLPRFIADFPPAASVPYLADIATLEVLLVRAYHAADGVLSSHDHLVAALSDTTLLSDLRVGLHPSLGLLTSPYAIVSIWAAHQETGSLADINPYQAEHALIIRPALEVNVLSIDNGTALFLTQLQQGASLGQALTQVQQQISDFDLITTLSLLIRSHTLVSLHP; encoded by the coding sequence ATGAGCGGACAACACACGTTTTACGATGCGCTGCGTGACCCCGATGCCCCGATGCCGCCAGATCTGTTCACCTGGAACGGGTCAAGCCCCCGGGCACGTTTTGACGTCTATCGCAATAATGTCATGGTTTCGCTTATTGATGCGCTGGCCGACACCTTTCCAGTCACTCAGCAACTGGTCGGTGAGCCCTTCTTCCGCGCCATGTCAACGCTGTATGTCACACATCATCCACCACGTTCACCGATTCTGGTGGAGTATGGCGACACACTGCCCCGCTTCATTGCTGATTTTCCCCCGGCGGCATCGGTGCCTTATCTGGCGGATATCGCGACGCTGGAAGTGCTTCTCGTCAGGGCTTATCACGCGGCTGACGGCGTGTTGTCGTCACACGACCATCTGGTCGCCGCGCTGTCCGATACGACATTGCTGTCGGATCTGCGCGTCGGTCTGCATCCCTCGCTGGGATTACTGACTTCACCCTACGCCATTGTCTCTATCTGGGCGGCACATCAGGAGACTGGCTCACTGGCCGACATCAACCCTTATCAGGCCGAGCATGCATTGATCATCCGACCCGCGCTGGAGGTCAATGTGCTGTCTATCGATAACGGAACGGCGCTGTTTCTCACGCAACTACAACAAGGTGCCAGCCTCGGGCAGGCACTGACGCAGGTTCAGCAGCAGATATCCGACTTCGATCTGATTACCACGCTGAGTCTGTTAATTCGCAGCCATACACTGGTGTCGTTGCATCCATAA
- a CDS encoding DUF692 domain-containing protein, protein MKSTVSFAPSACGASLITTGSALPLRAGIGLKPEHFLAIIEEQPDLGFFEIHAENYMVAGGPFHHYLTRIREQYPLSIHGVGLSIGSERPLDEPHLDRLAALIDRYQPQSFSEHLAWSSHGGTFLNDLLPLPYNHQTLRQVCEHIDQVQNRLRRPMLLENPATYVEFTTSDRSETDFIREVLQRTGCGLLLDVNNVYVTCTNHGRDPYAYLQALSGLWIGEIHLAGFAREEDALGDPLLIDSHGAPIADAVWQLYEFTLSELGPVPTLIERDNDIPSLAVLCHEARLAEQRLNAHAARHHGSLEGTV, encoded by the coding sequence ATGAAATCGACTGTTTCTTTTGCACCATCAGCCTGCGGTGCCTCTCTTATCACCACGGGTAGCGCGTTACCCCTTCGGGCGGGAATCGGGCTTAAACCCGAGCATTTTCTGGCGATTATTGAGGAGCAGCCCGACCTGGGCTTTTTCGAAATTCACGCCGAAAACTATATGGTGGCGGGCGGACCGTTCCACCACTATCTGACCCGGATCCGGGAGCAGTATCCTTTATCCATTCACGGCGTTGGCTTGTCAATTGGCAGCGAGCGCCCTTTGGATGAACCGCATCTCGACCGACTGGCTGCTTTGATAGACCGCTATCAGCCCCAGTCGTTTTCAGAACATTTGGCCTGGTCCAGTCATGGCGGCACTTTCCTTAATGACTTGTTACCACTGCCCTACAACCATCAGACGCTACGTCAGGTCTGCGAACATATCGATCAGGTGCAAAACCGGTTACGTCGCCCGATGTTGCTGGAAAACCCCGCCACCTATGTTGAATTTACCACCTCCGATCGCAGTGAGACCGACTTTATCCGCGAGGTACTTCAGCGTACTGGTTGCGGCTTATTGCTGGACGTCAACAACGTCTATGTCACGTGTACCAATCATGGACGCGATCCTTACGCTTATCTTCAGGCGCTGTCCGGGTTATGGATTGGTGAAATACATCTGGCCGGGTTTGCCCGTGAAGAGGATGCGCTCGGCGACCCATTGTTGATTGACAGTCATGGCGCGCCGATCGCCGACGCGGTCTGGCAACTCTATGAGTTTACCCTGTCTGAACTGGGGCCGGTTCCTACCCTGATCGAGCGCGACAATGATATTCCCTCGCTGGCGGTGCTGTGCCATGAAGCTCGTCTGGCGGAACAGCGATTGAACGCCCATGCCGCCCGACATCATGGTTCTCTGGAGGGCACGGTATGA
- a CDS encoding DUF2282 domain-containing protein — MTTKTTAAALALALGTVLTMSASVAHAADKTGMKGMEKCFGVALKGKNDCKAGAGTTCAGTAKKDYQGNSWKLVPAGTCVTTASPTSPTGMGQLKAFTEKQA, encoded by the coding sequence ATGACTACAAAAACGACCGCCGCTGCACTTGCCCTTGCTTTGGGTACCGTGTTGACCATGAGCGCCTCTGTTGCACACGCTGCCGACAAAACGGGTATGAAGGGGATGGAGAAGTGTTTTGGCGTCGCCCTTAAAGGTAAAAACGATTGTAAAGCCGGTGCCGGCACGACCTGCGCGGGAACCGCCAAGAAAGATTATCAAGGCAACTCCTGGAAGTTGGTCCCGGCCGGAACCTGTGTGACCACCGCGTCCCCGACGTCACCAACCGGTATGGGTCAGTTGAAAGCGTTCACAGAAAAACAGGCTTAA
- a CDS encoding AAA family ATPase, giving the protein MFIIFGGLPATGKSTIARQLAYDLNAVYLRIDSIEQAIRSSGILAPDADMGPAGYLAAYRVAADNLRIGRTVIADSVNPLCITRDDYRAIAQKADVAFLEIEVVCSDKTEHRHRVETRRSTIDGLTLPTWEQVESRHYEAWNRDHLVLDTATLSPARCVAIIMERRRNLPR; this is encoded by the coding sequence ATGTTCATCATATTCGGAGGATTGCCCGCAACCGGCAAAAGCACGATTGCCCGACAACTGGCCTATGACCTCAACGCCGTCTATCTGCGCATCGACTCCATCGAACAGGCGATCCGCTCGTCCGGTATCCTCGCCCCCGACGCTGACATGGGACCAGCGGGATATCTGGCGGCTTATCGCGTCGCGGCGGATAACCTCCGTATCGGCCGTACCGTCATCGCCGATTCGGTCAACCCGCTTTGCATCACGCGGGATGACTATCGAGCCATCGCCCAAAAAGCCGATGTCGCCTTCCTCGAAATAGAAGTCGTGTGTTCCGACAAAACCGAGCATCGACACCGGGTGGAAACCCGGCGCTCCACCATCGACGGCCTGACGCTTCCGACCTGGGAGCAGGTTGAATCTCGCCATTATGAAGCCTGGAATCGCGACCATCTGGTGCTGGATACTGCCACATTGTCTCCCGCCCGATGTGTAGCCATCATTATGGAACGCCGCCGCAATTTACCCCGCTAA
- the nifJ gene encoding pyruvate:ferredoxin (flavodoxin) oxidoreductase gives MVTVHLYRPFPNDIFIKAFPPTTRFVTVLDRTKEPGSQGEPLYKDTVSAFVSATQHGQLPHLPRITGGRYGLSSKEFTPAMVKAVFEEQQKTSAKEGFTIGIIDDVTQLSLPWDEAWQIEPPNQVRALFFGLGADGTVGANKNSIKIIGELPDYFAQGYFVYDSKKSGSKTVSHLRFGPEPIDAPYLITSANFIGCHQFNFVESLDLLCYAETGATFLLNSPYPAEETWSHLPRRVQQQIQQKQLAFHVINAAEVARLTGMGTRINTIMQTCFFALSAIMPKEQAITLIKESIEKTYQKKGRDIIEKNFDAVDVTLAHLHPVEISQHGTGASDAGWKLPATAPLFVRNVTAEMLQERGNQIPVSQLPPDGTYPSATSQWEKRDIALEIPDWREDLCIQCGNCSFVCPHAAIRAKFYHQDLVENAPPGAKWMPISARGFPDTLYTLQIYPEDCTGCGLCVEACPVRADDSGQRAINMVDKLPILEREKRALTWFNTLPWPKRSAVDFSTVRGVQFLEPLFEFSGACAGCGETPYLKTLTQLFGDRMMVANATGCSSIYGGNLPTTPWAKNSDGKGPAWSNSLFEDNAEFGLGFRLTADHHRIQAANALRATAQQLGPELIEQIINAPQQVESQIQQQRERLLNVRALLQYDDSEAGLNLLSLLDHLIRRSVWIIGGDGWAYDIGSSGLDHVIASGRDVNILVMDTEVYSNTGGQMSKSTPLGAVAKFAAGGKTMAKKDMVLQAIAYGNVYVAQIAFGANPQQSLQAMREAEAYPGPSLIIAYSHCIAHGIDMKTGLAQQKRAVASGHWPLIRFNPILREQGRNPFTLDSLRPTLPLSDYRQHESRYQSLVQLHPEEAQRLIDIAQKVAEQKWATYEGMARSSAEAFHPDARKNRQYH, from the coding sequence GTGGTGACCGTTCACCTGTATCGTCCCTTCCCCAACGACATATTCATTAAGGCGTTCCCACCCACCACCCGATTTGTCACCGTCCTGGATCGCACCAAAGAGCCCGGTTCACAGGGTGAACCACTGTATAAAGACACTGTCAGCGCCTTCGTTTCCGCCACGCAGCATGGACAATTACCACACTTGCCGAGAATCACCGGCGGGCGATATGGTCTGTCATCCAAAGAGTTCACCCCCGCGATGGTCAAAGCCGTTTTTGAGGAGCAACAGAAAACCAGCGCGAAAGAGGGCTTCACCATCGGCATTATTGACGATGTCACACAGTTAAGTTTGCCGTGGGATGAAGCGTGGCAAATTGAACCGCCCAATCAGGTACGCGCCTTGTTCTTCGGTCTGGGAGCCGATGGCACGGTCGGCGCCAATAAAAACAGCATAAAAATCATTGGCGAATTACCTGATTATTTTGCCCAAGGCTACTTTGTCTATGACTCGAAAAAGTCGGGTTCAAAGACCGTTTCACATTTGCGTTTCGGCCCTGAGCCCATCGACGCCCCTTATCTCATTACCTCGGCAAATTTTATCGGTTGCCATCAATTCAATTTCGTCGAATCCCTCGATTTATTATGTTACGCAGAAACCGGCGCCACCTTTCTGCTCAACAGTCCCTACCCGGCAGAGGAAACCTGGTCACATCTGCCACGCCGGGTACAGCAACAAATCCAGCAGAAACAATTGGCATTCCATGTGATCAATGCCGCGGAAGTCGCACGACTGACCGGTATGGGAACGCGCATTAATACCATCATGCAGACCTGTTTTTTCGCGTTATCCGCCATCATGCCCAAAGAGCAGGCCATCACGCTGATCAAAGAGAGCATTGAGAAGACCTACCAAAAGAAAGGTCGCGACATCATTGAAAAGAATTTTGACGCCGTGGATGTCACATTAGCGCACCTGCATCCGGTGGAGATTTCACAACACGGCACCGGTGCTTCAGATGCCGGCTGGAAACTGCCCGCCACCGCCCCACTATTTGTGCGCAACGTCACCGCTGAGATGTTGCAGGAACGGGGCAATCAGATCCCGGTGTCACAATTACCGCCCGACGGAACCTATCCATCAGCGACCAGTCAGTGGGAAAAGCGCGATATTGCACTGGAGATCCCTGACTGGCGCGAAGACCTGTGCATCCAATGTGGTAATTGTTCCTTTGTCTGTCCACATGCCGCCATCAGAGCCAAGTTTTATCATCAGGATTTGGTCGAAAACGCCCCTCCGGGCGCCAAATGGATGCCGATAAGCGCCAGGGGATTTCCAGATACGCTCTACACATTGCAGATCTACCCGGAAGATTGTACCGGTTGTGGTCTGTGTGTAGAGGCTTGCCCGGTTCGAGCCGACGATAGCGGCCAGCGCGCCATTAATATGGTCGATAAGTTACCGATCCTTGAACGGGAAAAAAGAGCGCTGACGTGGTTCAACACCTTGCCCTGGCCGAAGCGCTCTGCGGTTGATTTTTCAACGGTACGTGGCGTGCAATTTTTGGAGCCGCTGTTTGAATTTTCAGGTGCTTGCGCCGGTTGCGGTGAAACGCCCTATCTGAAAACGCTCACTCAGCTCTTTGGTGATAGGATGATGGTGGCCAACGCCACCGGCTGCTCATCAATTTATGGCGGTAATCTGCCCACGACGCCGTGGGCAAAAAATAGCGACGGCAAAGGCCCAGCCTGGTCAAATTCATTGTTCGAGGATAATGCTGAATTCGGCCTGGGTTTTCGCCTGACCGCCGATCATCATCGGATTCAGGCGGCGAATGCCTTGAGAGCCACCGCGCAGCAACTGGGTCCCGAGCTGATAGAGCAGATAATCAATGCGCCCCAGCAAGTCGAATCACAGATCCAACAGCAACGCGAACGCTTACTCAACGTCCGGGCGCTATTACAGTATGACGATTCGGAAGCCGGGCTTAATCTACTCAGTTTGTTAGACCATCTGATCAGGCGTTCGGTCTGGATCATCGGTGGCGATGGCTGGGCCTATGATATTGGCTCTTCCGGATTAGACCATGTGATCGCCTCTGGTCGTGATGTCAACATACTGGTAATGGACACCGAGGTTTATTCCAATACCGGCGGCCAGATGTCGAAATCCACCCCCCTGGGCGCGGTGGCCAAATTTGCCGCCGGCGGCAAAACCATGGCGAAGAAAGATATGGTGTTACAGGCTATCGCTTACGGCAATGTGTATGTCGCCCAGATCGCTTTCGGCGCCAATCCCCAGCAGTCACTTCAGGCCATGCGGGAAGCCGAAGCCTATCCGGGCCCGTCACTGATCATCGCTTACAGTCATTGCATCGCACATGGCATTGATATGAAGACCGGGTTAGCCCAACAAAAACGTGCCGTCGCGTCAGGCCACTGGCCGTTAATTCGCTTCAACCCAATATTGCGGGAACAGGGGCGTAACCCCTTTACCCTTGACAGCCTGCGGCCCACACTGCCACTCAGCGACTATCGACAACATGAAAGCCGCTATCAGTCGCTGGTACAGCTTCATCCGGAAGAGGCGCAACGGCTCATCGATATTGCACAAAAAGTCGCTGAACAAAAATGGGCAACCTATGAAGGGATGGCGCGCTCTTCCGCCGAAGCGTTCCACCCCGACGCCCGAAAGAACCGGCAATACCATTGA
- a CDS encoding NAD(P)-binding protein yields the protein MKKSTNDMTQPPDLRAKTGTGPIRRTHPVYQNSLPPCNQACPAGENIQEWLALAQEERYEEAWQHLVANNPMPAVHGRVCYHPCENACNRAQVDQSVSIHAVERFLGDQALLHGWKTTFTAVPSGKKVLVIGAGPSGLSCAWQLRRLGHEVEIHEAGPMAGGMMRFGIPAYRMPRDVLDQEIQHILDTGITLKLNQKVNDVLKVKTEYGFDAVFLAIGAHLAKRIDIPGRDAGRILDAVSYLSAVEQGDVPKLGRRVAIYGGGNTAMDAARTAHRLGAEEAVIIYRRDREHMPAHQFEADEALEEGVIINWLRTIRDIDGTTLTIEEMEIDGNGRPQPTGRYETLEADSVILALGQDVDLSVIARIPGIELHEDGVVVVDEHMMTSVPGIFAGGDMVPSERTVTVATGHGKKAAQHIDGWLRHQPYRKADTNAGIPYSALNLWYDTDAESTSQPVVTPEQRDGFDEIIGGLTATQARYEAARCYSCGNCFECDGCYGSCPEDAILKLGKGRGYRIDYDKCTGCGACYDQCPCHAISMVSEVVDNEYTY from the coding sequence ATGAAGAAATCGACTAATGATATGACCCAGCCGCCTGATTTACGGGCTAAAACAGGCACGGGGCCGATCCGACGTACTCATCCCGTTTATCAAAATTCACTGCCACCTTGTAATCAAGCCTGTCCGGCTGGCGAGAATATTCAGGAATGGCTGGCGCTGGCGCAGGAAGAGCGCTACGAAGAGGCCTGGCAGCATTTGGTGGCCAATAATCCGATGCCCGCCGTGCATGGCCGGGTTTGCTACCATCCTTGTGAAAATGCCTGTAATCGAGCCCAGGTCGACCAATCCGTCAGTATTCATGCCGTCGAGCGTTTTCTGGGCGATCAGGCGCTACTGCATGGTTGGAAAACCACATTCACCGCCGTGCCGAGCGGTAAAAAGGTCTTGGTGATCGGTGCCGGTCCCTCGGGATTGTCCTGTGCCTGGCAACTCCGTCGCCTCGGCCATGAGGTGGAAATTCACGAGGCCGGTCCGATGGCTGGCGGGATGATGCGTTTCGGCATTCCTGCTTACCGAATGCCCCGTGATGTGCTGGATCAGGAGATCCAACACATCCTCGATACCGGCATTACGCTGAAGCTTAATCAGAAAGTGAATGATGTCCTCAAGGTAAAAACCGAGTATGGCTTTGATGCCGTTTTTCTGGCTATCGGTGCGCATTTAGCCAAGAGAATCGACATTCCAGGGCGTGATGCCGGGCGCATTCTGGATGCGGTCAGTTATCTTTCGGCGGTTGAACAAGGCGACGTGCCCAAATTGGGTCGTCGTGTCGCTATCTATGGGGGCGGCAACACGGCGATGGATGCGGCGCGTACCGCGCATCGTCTGGGGGCGGAAGAAGCGGTTATCATCTATCGACGAGATCGTGAACATATGCCGGCGCATCAGTTTGAAGCCGATGAAGCGTTAGAAGAGGGCGTCATCATTAACTGGCTGCGCACCATTCGGGATATTGATGGTACGACGTTAACCATTGAAGAGATGGAGATTGACGGCAACGGGCGACCACAGCCGACCGGCCGATATGAAACGCTGGAAGCCGATAGCGTGATCCTGGCGTTAGGACAAGATGTGGATCTCTCGGTTATCGCCCGCATTCCCGGCATTGAATTACATGAAGATGGCGTGGTGGTGGTTGACGAACACATGATGACCAGCGTGCCAGGTATTTTTGCCGGTGGCGATATGGTGCCATCGGAACGCACCGTCACGGTCGCCACCGGGCATGGCAAGAAAGCGGCGCAACATATTGATGGCTGGCTACGTCATCAACCCTACCGAAAAGCAGACACTAACGCCGGCATTCCCTATTCAGCATTGAATCTGTGGTACGACACGGATGCCGAGTCAACCAGCCAGCCGGTTGTCACCCCGGAACAACGCGATGGATTTGACGAAATCATCGGCGGACTCACCGCCACACAAGCGCGCTATGAAGCGGCCCGCTGCTACTCCTGTGGCAATTGTTTCGAGTGTGATGGTTGTTACGGATCATGCCCGGAGGACGCCATTCTCAAGTTGGGTAAAGGACGGGGATATCGTATTGATTACGATAAATGTACCGGCTGCGGCGCATGCTATGACCAATGCCCCTGTCATGCCATTAGCATGGTGAGTGAGGTGGTTGATAATGAATACACATACTGA
- a CDS encoding GNAT family N-acetyltransferase, protein MESGRIKLVPPSTDVSPKMFEAIVESQMALSEFLPWVPYALTLETAVSNTQEAIKNFEDFNNELRFSIVCQETNALLGVIGLMIIDKSVPYFEIGYWLRTSQVGKGYASEAVRLLQQYAFRELGAQRVEIKMAESNRKSRAVAERCGYVYEGKLHNARRLPSGKLDNTLIYAKTGL, encoded by the coding sequence ATGGAAAGTGGAAGAATCAAATTGGTACCGCCGTCAACGGATGTTTCGCCGAAAATGTTTGAAGCCATCGTGGAAAGCCAGATGGCACTTTCCGAGTTTCTGCCCTGGGTTCCTTATGCCTTAACGTTGGAAACTGCAGTGAGCAATACCCAAGAGGCGATAAAAAACTTTGAAGATTTCAATAATGAGCTACGGTTCAGCATTGTTTGCCAGGAAACCAACGCTCTACTCGGTGTTATTGGCTTGATGATTATCGATAAATCAGTGCCCTATTTTGAAATAGGTTATTGGTTGAGAACCAGTCAGGTTGGTAAAGGTTATGCATCAGAGGCCGTACGTCTTCTACAGCAATATGCTTTTAGAGAGCTTGGGGCACAAAGGGTTGAAATCAAAATGGCTGAATCCAATCGTAAAAGTCGGGCGGTAGCCGAACGTTGTGGTTATGTCTACGAAGGCAAATTGCATAACGCTCGCCGTTTACCATCAGGAAAGCTGGACAACACCCTTATTTATGCAAAAACGGGCCTATAA
- a CDS encoding LysR family transcriptional regulator, whose product MEFRQLRYFLAVAETLHFTAAAEKIGIAQPPLSQQIQKLEHEIGTPLFIRNKRHVELTEAGIFFREKAQKIIAEAESALAQIKMVARGESGHLSIGFAGSIVFHGFVASAMREFRKIYPEVVIHSKESNSIDLMDKVRDAAIDCALVRLPLKIEHLNCVQLVDEPMIAVLPLGHQLAQNPEISLSDLADDSFITFPREIGPVLYDSIIRACQDAGFSPRLKMESPQISSSINLVAAGFGVAVIPESLKSIHSDGVTYHGLSQPLTTALGLIYREQEKSAVIRNFVRMMSQAGGS is encoded by the coding sequence ATAGGCATTGCTCAGCCGCCGCTGAGCCAGCAGATTCAGAAACTAGAGCATGAGATTGGCACACCACTGTTCATCCGCAATAAGCGTCATGTTGAACTGACCGAAGCAGGCATCTTCTTTCGTGAAAAAGCACAGAAGATTATCGCGGAAGCCGAAAGTGCGCTGGCTCAAATAAAAATGGTCGCCAGGGGAGAAAGCGGCCATTTATCGATCGGTTTTGCCGGTTCGATCGTCTTTCACGGTTTCGTCGCATCAGCGATGCGGGAATTCAGGAAAATATATCCAGAGGTGGTTATCCATTCGAAAGAGAGCAACAGTATCGATTTAATGGATAAGGTTCGTGATGCGGCAATTGACTGCGCACTGGTTCGGCTGCCGCTAAAAATTGAACACCTCAATTGCGTGCAATTGGTCGATGAACCGATGATTGCGGTATTGCCGCTTGGGCACCAACTTGCACAGAACCCGGAAATCTCGCTGAGTGATTTGGCTGATGATAGCTTTATCACCTTTCCCCGTGAAATCGGCCCGGTGCTGTATGATTCGATTATCCGGGCTTGTCAGGACGCGGGGTTCTCCCCGCGTCTTAAAATGGAATCTCCGCAGATTTCGTCCAGTATTAATCTGGTCGCAGCGGGATTTGGGGTTGCGGTAATTCCCGAATCGCTAAAAAGTATTCATTCCGATGGCGTGACCTATCATGGTCTCAGTCAACCGTTGACGACGGCGCTGGGGTTGATTTACCGCGAACAGGAGAAATCGGCTGTGATCCGGAATTTTGTCAGAATGATGAGTCAGGCGGGCGGATCGTAA